CTTCAGTTGACATGTTCGGTCTTCCTATCTTTGTTAGCTCCTAAATTTGATTTATACAAcctatttgtctaattttatcatttgttcaatcttaaaatgccacaacagTGTCGtaccaaatttacagctttgtGAAAGAGTCTTTGGATCTTTGTGTGTTGCTCTGGAATGTTCTGCTCTTCAGTAGGCTACACTGCTTTACTTCATCTTCTATCCCTTTGTGTCGTGTTCTAGCTGGGGCGTTCCTCTGGCCATCACCATCGCAGCCGTGTGCCTCAACAAGATCGGTTACGATGCGTCAGAGGTGTCAGTGGGCTGGTGCTGGGTCAGGATCCACGCTCCGGACCGGGTCCTGTGGATGCTGCTGACCGGAAAGATCTGGGAGTTTCTGGCTTACCTCACCCTCCCCATCCTCTACATTTTGATCAAGAGGCACATCCACATAGCGGTGAGGCCTCATTTATCAGCCATGTGTACACAGTATTAATATAAATCGAAACTAGAGTACAGCTTTGTGCATAAACTGTGCTCCAGTTTTGATTTATCGTTTTCTTCTTGTGCTTGAAAATGGGTTCAGATTCCGTTACACTCCTAACGAGAGGTGGGAATCCCAGGCTAATCACAGTAATTATGGTATCGGAAATGTGATTCATCGCAAGACATTAATCTACGATCAAAGCGCAGGAATTATGCATTTACTCACTGCACAGTGGAGTCGGTACGTGTGTGTATCGTCATTGTTTGCTTTCCTTCACCGTCTATTGTTGTCCCCCTGtgagttttcttcttcttcggcTCACTTTTATCTTCATCCTTTTGATAAAATACACCACGAGGAGCCATTCAGTAGTGACTATTGTAAGTTGAATCGTTCTGGAAGTCCATTCAGAGCACCTACATGTTTTAATAAAAGATTAATATTTGCTGCCGTTGCATCGAAACGTGTCACaagatgaagtgatgcaaaatAATATCGATATTCTGTTCCACCTCTACTCCTGACAACAGCTACACAGAGATAGAGAGGTGTAAATGTAAACCAACAGATTGCTAaattcaaacacacaaaccaccactCTGCTGTCAGATGTGTAATAATAGACAGATTTAAACTTTTGTTCCTGAAGATGAAAAGTTTGTTATAATAATCATTTATTACAGAGTAAACATGCCATTAatgtatctgttttgttttgtttctctcgTACTTTTCCTTGACAGTTTTAGCAGATTAATTTGTAAACAGTCACGACTCCAGACACTGATCTGAAACTGTATCTCCACGTCaccaaaacagacaaataacaGAACCGACTCACCAAGATTCAGGTTTTATTTAAGTTCAAACGTCTGTAGGTCGGattgacaaaaatgaagaaagaagtgacctcttattttctgtttctttatccATAACTTGAATAATATTGTTGACAGGAAGAGGAAAACTCCAAGTAATAATGTAATTCTGCATTATCTCCTTTATTCAGTCACATGTGAGGCTGATAATAACCCCAGTGCTTCCAGCAGCAAACCAGTTTCAGCTACTACCACAAAGATTTTCTGTAAATATGTAAGATATCACTTCTTTAACAAACAAATCTATGTAAAGTTACTGAACCATTACTTCtcctttaaaatgtcaccattaGTACCTAATTTTAGAAACGTGTATTTACTcaattaaatgtgatttttacagGTTCACCTCTTAAATATAAAGGAATTATTTGTGGAAACGGATAAGttaatgaaaacaacagcaaaaaaacatattctttaaagaaaaggaacatttttttggtttctcaGAGTTATAATAGTATTTATATCACACATGTAAACTATTTCTGTGATATTATTGacagttttgtgtatttcaaaaatacagaaaaaaatgtatagaataaaaagacaaaattttagtagtttttttacagtgtaaaaataGAACCTTATAGTATTCCTAAAGATAACTATAGAACATAGATAATGCTGAAACTGGGCAGAACATGGCTTAAAGTAGCAAGAACAACAAAAGGAAtgaaaagtgatttaaaatgactccaaagataattcattcagtcagtactTGTAAGCAACCAAACATTTCAGTACATGACATTGTAGTGCAGATATGCAACAAAGAATACATTCTATCATGAATATACTATATATCAATCAAAAAGTTgacctaaatatatatatttatatatatatatatatatatatatatatatatatatatatatatatatctgcaAATAAGTTAACTCTGAGACACACTATCATTTTATCATATGTCTATTgtaatgaaaatagaaaaacaatatGATTATGTTTGTAAACTACACATTTCAAGCTTTTATATGATGGAAAACGTGAATGAAATGGTTACAATCTTTATGTCAATTTTCGGTAAAAAAGAACCGACAAACTGAGTGAAAAAGTTTACTGGGAATGAGTTATTTTACTGTTACCACTCAAAGTCTGAATTAGAACATCATAAAGGTTAAAAGGGGCATTTTGTTGTGGGGGATGCATGGTCGACCATCTGAGCTTTCGGACTATATGACGCATTcgctcttcttctttttggttGCTGTTCTAAAACATGACCTCACTCTGTGCACAGCATGCTGCCCTGTCAGAGTACCGTCCCATCCTGGCCAACAGGCCTCCATCACACTCCTTCTCCTCCATGGCTGACATGAAGCTCACACTCATtcccatcatcttcatcatcctgCGCATCTGGAGCACCGTGCGCTTCATCCTGCTGCTAGCTGGCTCACCGGCCAGACAGAACCCAGTGCTGGTCACCTTACATGTGAGTTCAAAGCAGACATGTCCAGTGCAGAAGATTTTTGCAGTCTGCAGTTTACTTCTCCTCTGAACATTGCTTCATCCTTAGACTGTGAGAGAGAATGTTGTGTGTGCTGCTGAACTTCATGCATCCTGTATTAAATCTGTAACATAACTTTGCCgtaataaaataaagtgtccTCCTAAATAGGATGTAATGAAGTCTTTATGAGGCTGTTTTTTCTTAGACACTTTTACAACATCATATTGCCGCCGTAACTTTGTGTGAAACTGTGTTATTTCATGTTACAACagcacaggggtgtcaaacttattttagttcaggggccacattcattTGATCTCCACCAGTATAATCACAGCAcgataacctataaataaccacaactcctaatttttcctttgttttagtgcaaaaaagtacattctgagaATGTTCACACTTAACGAATGATCtgtttacaaaacattatgaacaaactaaaatttgtttagaaaaacaaattcacaacaacattcagcctcagtttatcatttacacattacaacttccagatcacagagtctacaaaaggacacaacatttagatatctggaactgaacgatagtgttttactttaaaaaagacaaaaaacaacaaaaacaaggcaaaatgttaaaatgttgttttttttgtgtgaatattcttaaaggaacacttaacatttctttttttccaccaaaaaatgttgtcaatTTTGACGAGGGTGAATAATCGGCTGCGGCTCCATTCCTCTAAAAGCCTTTCGTTTTGACCCAACAGGGTATCGGCAACACCTTGCAGGGAGCGGCCAACTGCACCATGTTCGTTTTGTTGACTCGTCCGATCCGCACTCGTCTCTGCACCgcgctctgctgctgctgcaccaaGTGTCGAGCTGAGGTACATCACTCTAACGAAGCCCCTCACAGTCTGCTACCTGAACAGGACGCCTCCAACCAGAGAGAAGAAGACGGCAGCGGCCGGGTCCGTACCGACAGATGAAACTTCACcctgcagaggaggaggtggacgAATGTTGACGTGAAGGGAGCAGCAGAGGTCTCCACTTCGCACTAAGACTCATCACAGCGAGTGCCTGCCGGGAGGGTCGTGGATTCTGCAGGTGACATCTGTGTCGCACAACAGCACTTTGGGTGATGGGATGATGCCGCCTGACTGTCGGCCAGCATTCAGGGAAGCATTTTGTCGCATTCAATGTGCTGCATCTCgcactttaaccctctgaaccccaagacACCCgtttatcagagccagagaTGAAATAGTTGTATGTTCAACTTTTTCAGCAGTTCAGTAAAGAATCGTGTATTTCCATCGGGAAGATGAACCAAATCTAACCTTAAAACAacaatatttcataaaaatcatGTTGAACATTTCCAGTTTCACCCAAGTTTAAACGTTTACTTTCAGTAGACTCTGCAAACACACCTAAGAAGCTGATAGTAActcaaaaaacattcaaaaccttttaggctgaactgcaggctgtgtttacatgagGCAAACATCAAAAATATATGTAGTAGAATAATGACTTTTTAACTTGAAAAtatagtttttcattttttgtaatacaataaaataaataaaactgtttttttctgtttttattatttatggctGTATAAATATGTCATACCCATGAGCTCTCTCTATATTTAGGCCACAGTTGTGGTGTTCattgcagtaaataaatgagcccacagtgagtaaacgTCACACCCAGaagctgcttggagttcagaggtttAAAATGGAGGCTTCACGTTCAGTTGCTCTTCATTTTCTGTTCCctcttttgaaaaatgttacACTCCACAAAGGACTGTTTACCATGCACTGCTGTGAGGTTATCACTGTGAAATAGTATTGtagtttcatttgtatttttggaaaaatgaTCAGTGTTAAGATgagtaaagaaaaaactttaaagCTTTAAAGCTGCGTGTTTGTTTGGCCTGTTTATTGTCACCACTGATACAGAAAGATAACAGAAAGTGGCtacaaaaacgtttctttagatGTGGTCTGTTTGAGTTTGAATCgattcagagcagaaaaaaattgtaattttaacaTCTGTAGAAACATCTGACTCCAGTCCAGCACCATATTCAGCAGTATT
The window above is part of the Acanthochromis polyacanthus isolate Apoly-LR-REF ecotype Palm Island chromosome 6, KAUST_Apoly_ChrSc, whole genome shotgun sequence genome. Proteins encoded here:
- the gpr157 gene encoding G-protein coupled receptor 157 isoform X1, giving the protein MANGNQTEVYLSEQVIVLFSCALSLLGSSLIIFTYIIWSDLRTTPRRLLVYLSVADWLSAGSYAYGVSRVFRSDSVDCVVQGAISTFANTSSFFWTVAIAVYLYFFIVRSSQRVADSLVLSFHFVSWGVPLAITIAAVCLNKIGYDASEVSVGWCWVRIHAPDRVLWMLLTGKIWEFLAYLTLPILYILIKRHIHIAHAALSEYRPILANRPPSHSFSSMADMKLTLIPIIFIILRIWSTVRFILLLAGSPARQNPVLVTLHGIGNTLQGAANCTMFVLLTRPIRTRLCTALCCCCTKCRAEVHHSNEAPHSLLPEQDASNQREEDGSGRVRTDR
- the gpr157 gene encoding G-protein coupled receptor 157 isoform X2 yields the protein MANGNQTEVYLSEQVIVLFSCALSLLGSSLIIFTYIIWSDLRTTPRRLLVYLSVADWLSAGSYAYGVSRVFRSDSVDCVVQGAISTFANTSSFFWTVAIAVYLYFFIVRSSQRVADSLVLSFHFVSWGVPLAITIAAVCLNKIGYDASEVSVGWCWVRIHAPDRVLWMLLTGKIWEFLAYLTLPILYILIKRHIHIAGIGNTLQGAANCTMFVLLTRPIRTRLCTALCCCCTKCRAEVHHSNEAPHSLLPEQDASNQREEDGSGRVRTDR